The Halobacillus amylolyticus nucleotide sequence GTTACAGATGCGGTTCATCAAGAAGGAGGTCAAATCATCGTTCAGTTGATGCATGCTGGTGCTTTGTCACAAGGTAACCGGTTCACAAAGGGATCCCTAGGACCTTCCTCAGTTCAACCAAAGGGGGAGCAGATGAACTTCTATGGCGGTGAAGGGGCATTCCCTTTACCAAAAGAGGCATCAAAAGAAGACATTGAAGAGATCGTAAAAGGATTCGTTGATGGATCAAAACGGGCGAAAGATGCTGGTTTTGATGGAATTGAAATCCATGGAGCCAATGGTTATATACTTGACCAATTCCTAACGGATTACACAAATCAACGTACAGATGAATATGGTGGTTCAACAGAAAACCGTGTTAGATTATCAGTTGAAGTTTCAAAGGCAGTTCGTGAAACTGTTGGTCAGGATTTTACAGTTGGCATACGTATTTCTCAAGGGAAAGTAAATGACTTTTCCCATAAGTGGGCGAACAAAGGAAAAGATGCTGAAATTATCTTCAGCCAATTAGGAGATGCTGGATTAGACTATATTCATGTAACGGAATATGAAGCTTGGCAACCTGCTTTTCCAGAAGGAGAAGGTACGGAGGCAACGGATTCCGCATTTGGTGATGGAGGTCCAACACTTGCTGGATTAGCAAAAAAATATGGGGAATTACCTGTCATTGCAAATGGAGGTCTGCATGACCCAGAAAAGGCAAAAGAGATTATTGAAAATGGAGATGCAGATGTTGTTACTTTAGGCCGCGGTGCTCTTGCAAATAGGGATTGGGTAAAGAAAGTTAAAAACAATGAGTCTTTAAAAGAATTTGAGCCAGAAAAAGTGTTAAGTCCTGATGCAAAAATTAAAGGTTTTGAAACCTAAGGATAGACGGTGATTTTCACTGTAATGTTAGCTTAGGAGGAATACAAAATGGCAAAAGTGTTAGCAGTATTGTCAAGTGGATATAAAGATGGGGAAAATAACTACGAAACAGGCTGGTGGGGTGAGGAATTATTTGCACCCATGGAATTGCTAGAAAAAGCTGGTCATCAAGTTGATTTAGCCTCACCTCTTGGGGGAAAACCTGACATTGATCAAGTAAGTATTAGTGAAGAATATGATCCTGAAGGGACATATAGGGCCCTATATGAATCAGGGAAAGCAGATGAAACGCAAAAACTCTCAGAATTAAATCCAACAGATTATGATGTAGTTTTAGTCATTGGAGGTCATGGTGCAATGTATGACCTTGCAAAAAATGAGGATTTACATCGTATTATTAATACGATTTATGATTATGACGGGATAGTCGCTGCGGAGTGTCATGGGCCAGCTCCGCTGATTTGGACAACACGCCCAAATGGAGAAAGCATCATTGCAGGCAAGAAAGTAACTGGTTATCCCGATGAAATCGAACCAGAAGGGTTATTGGATATTCTTCCTTTCAGCCTTGAACAAGAAATGACGGAAATCGCAAATTATGATAAAGGTGATCTTAACCAAAAAGCTCATGCTGTATGGGCAGACAATCAAATTGTAACAAGTCGAGACCCGTTCTCTTCTGAACTCATGGGAGAAGAATTAGTTAAAGCACTTGAAAAAGGAAAGAAGTAATAAAAAGGTGAAAGTTTGTTATGCTCGACATCACCTCAGTTATTCAAGAACGGACTCCTTCTGAACGGACAGGCATATAAGTTTGTTTTATCTTATGATCAACGGGATTTTTGGTAGTAAAGTCGGCACTTGGTTTTATAGGTGTTTTTTTCAATGAAGTAACGGTCTATTAAATTATAAGCAATTTGATATTGAACAATAGAATGTAGACATCATCAACCATCTAAACAATTAAGTAAACTCACCAGGAGGACTGACAATGAAAGCAGTGATTATTGATGATTACGGGAGTGCTGAACAATTAAAATATACGGAGGTTGATCAACCCGAGCTAAAAGACAATGATGTCTTGATTGAAGTGGTTGCGACTTCGGTCAATCCGGTTGACTGGAAAATCCGTGAAGGCTATCTCAAAGAGATGATTCCGTACAATTTTCCAGTTATTTTAGGGCTTGATGCTGCCGGTATTGTTAAAGAAGTCGGCCAAAACGTGACAGCGTTCAAGGTCGGCGACAAAGTGTTTTCTCGACCGGATATTACACGTAATGGAACCTACGCGGAATATGTGGCTGTTGATGAAAGCCTTGTTGCTAAAAAACCGGTCCATCTTTCCTTTGAAGAGGCCGCATCAATCCCGCTTGTTGGACTCACATCATGGCAATGTCTTGTTGACTTCGCTAATATCAAAGAAGGCGATCGGGTGTTGATTCACGCGGGAGCAGGCGGGGTTGGCAGTTTTGCTATCCAGTTGGCGAAAGCATTCGGTGCTTGGGTGGCGACCACCTGTAGCACGAAGAATGTTGATTTTGTTAAATCACTCGGGGCCGATAAGGTCATCGATTATGAAAGTGAAGATTTCACACAAGTCCTTCAGGATATAGACATTGTTTTTGATACGCTGGCCGGTGACATTCAAACGCAAAGTTATGATGTTTTAAAAGAAGAAGGTATTCTGGTTTCAATTGCTGGCCAGCCCGATCAAGAATTGGCCAAAGCGAAAAAGGTGAAAGCCGGCTATGTTTTCCTTGAACCTGATGGTGAACAGCTTGCCAAGATCGGTGAACTGATTGAACAAGGAAAGATCCGCGCAAATGTGGGGACAGTGATGAAACTAGAGGAA carries:
- a CDS encoding NADH:flavin oxidoreductase, whose protein sequence is MTSNLFNPIELGSAKLENRVGVAPMTRTSGTSEGLVTDQMVSYYSKFARGGFGLIITEGVYPDNKYSQGYFNQPGIIDAEQVNAWKRVTDAVHQEGGQIIVQLMHAGALSQGNRFTKGSLGPSSVQPKGEQMNFYGGEGAFPLPKEASKEDIEEIVKGFVDGSKRAKDAGFDGIEIHGANGYILDQFLTDYTNQRTDEYGGSTENRVRLSVEVSKAVRETVGQDFTVGIRISQGKVNDFSHKWANKGKDAEIIFSQLGDAGLDYIHVTEYEAWQPAFPEGEGTEATDSAFGDGGPTLAGLAKKYGELPVIANGGLHDPEKAKEIIENGDADVVTLGRGALANRDWVKKVKNNESLKEFEPEKVLSPDAKIKGFET
- a CDS encoding NADP-dependent oxidoreductase, with amino-acid sequence MKAVIIDDYGSAEQLKYTEVDQPELKDNDVLIEVVATSVNPVDWKIREGYLKEMIPYNFPVILGLDAAGIVKEVGQNVTAFKVGDKVFSRPDITRNGTYAEYVAVDESLVAKKPVHLSFEEAASIPLVGLTSWQCLVDFANIKEGDRVLIHAGAGGVGSFAIQLAKAFGAWVATTCSTKNVDFVKSLGADKVIDYESEDFTQVLQDIDIVFDTLAGDIQTQSYDVLKEEGILVSIAGQPDQELAKAKKVKAGYVFLEPDGEQLAKIGELIEQGKIRANVGTVMKLEEIQEAHRLSETHHAKGKIVLRVG
- a CDS encoding type 1 glutamine amidotransferase domain-containing protein, which translates into the protein MAKVLAVLSSGYKDGENNYETGWWGEELFAPMELLEKAGHQVDLASPLGGKPDIDQVSISEEYDPEGTYRALYESGKADETQKLSELNPTDYDVVLVIGGHGAMYDLAKNEDLHRIINTIYDYDGIVAAECHGPAPLIWTTRPNGESIIAGKKVTGYPDEIEPEGLLDILPFSLEQEMTEIANYDKGDLNQKAHAVWADNQIVTSRDPFSSELMGEELVKALEKGKK